The Horticoccus luteus DNA window GCGCACTGGGGCGGGCTGCTGCCGCTGCGAATGCCGGAGGCGCGGACGCTCGCGAATGTTTACTACGACACGGCGGCGTCGCCGCTGCTGTATGGAGAAGACGTCTGGCGGCGGTTTCTGGATGTGGTGCCGGCGGAGCGCGTGTTGTTTGGGTCGGATTTTCCGATCAACGTTTATCCGCGGATCGACGAGTCGCCCAATTTCGCGCGCTTGGTCGCGGAAGCGCATCGGTCGGGGGCGACGGCGCTGGAACTCGCGCAAGTCATGGGGAGCAGCGCCCGGCGACTGTTAGAGGGGGCGGTTCGTAAAAACGAACCGTATACGGGCCATGGCGCGTGAAACGATGCGCGGAAGACGAGCGGGCCTCGGGGTCTCTACAATACTTTCTTTACGCGCCATCAATAAACCAGCGGCGAAGACGATCAATGAGGCACGCAGCACGAACCTATTAAAAGCCAATGCTACGCGGGCCTGGGCAAATAACCCCATAAAAAACGGCTTGCAGCGAGCAGTGAGTAATCATTTCAAAGCATTGTTCGATCCAGTTTTACGCTTTATATGCTACCCCTCGCTACCCCGCAGACTCTCTCAAATCAAACATAATATGAAATGCCTAAAATAGTGGATACAAGAAAAAATGGAATTAAATACGTAAGTAATTTCCATGACGGGGTAGTTGTTGGTATGAAAAGCGAACTGCCGGACTTAATTACTGTTTGGTGCGTCACGCCGGGTGGAAAGCAATTTATTTTTAATATATATGATGTGTTTTATTTCAGGTGTAGTGAATTTACTGGTTCAAATATTATAAATAATATTGATATTTACGAAAGCCCGGCAGTTCCGCTGGAGCCGTTTTCGTTCGTTTCTGGATTAATTTCCTCGGAATGGGTCGAGCTTGTGGCTAAAAGAAATGCAGAATTTAACAAAAGAAACGAAGGCTGCCTAGTTGACATAACGACATCGGACGGCGCGCGAATTACGATCTTGAGCGGAAAGTCATCTGGCTCTGTAAAAGTGGACGAGTTGCATTGCGACGGCGCGATGCACCCCAAAAGAATCAGGGGAGGAGGAGGTGGGATAACGTAATTTGTGCGACTACTTCAGCAGAGCTTGAAGAGAGATACGATAAAGCTATGCACGACGTATGCTAGAATAAACGAAACGTATACGTAATCAATACTTTGGAACCCCGATAAAACCACACATCTTGACTATTGACGATTCTTGAGGGTCGACGTTAGTCCCAGAGGGACGGCCCCGTCAAACGCACGTTTGAATTACATCCTTAGTCCCCGACCGGAGCCCGCGACAGCTTTCCATGATGGGTCAGGATAGGATCAAGGCCTTGTAGTTCATCGGCGGACGTAAACACACTGAGTTATCGCAAACAGGAAAATAAGCTTCATGACCAAATTACTCGGCATTCTAACGCTCGCCTTCACGGCCATGGCTTATGCTGGAGACGCCAGCAATTCACCCGCGGTCGCGGCGAACTTGACGGCGGGCGCGCAAGCGGCCAACACCGCGCTCGCCCAGGCGGGCACGCTCCAAGCCAAGGACGAAGCGAAGACCAGGCGGGCGGGAACGCGTATGGCTTATGAGCGAGCGGCGGCGGCCGAGCAGGCGTTTCGCCGCGAGCAGTTCGCGCAACTGGCCAAGACCACCAATCCGGAAAAGCGCGCGGCACTGATGGCCGCGATCGAGGCACGCTGGACGGCGCGGCAGAGCGAATTGGCGGCGATGAAAGCGGATGCCGAGGCAGAGCAGCCGGCACCGGCGGTGGTTACGAAGCCGGAAAAGAGCGTGTGGTAGGCGAAGTTGCTGCTCCAATTCTTGCGTGAAAACTTCTGTCTCTCGCTATGGGCTGTTCGATGGGCCGGGGCAATTGACCACGACTACTCAATTTCCCACCGGCGGGCCGTCGATCTGGTTCAATTACGACTACGACTTGGACGGGCAGCGAACAGCCAGTGGCACGGCGGCCGGAACATGGGTGGGGCGAGCTTACAACAGCCGGCACGAAGTGAAGGAAGTGCAACAGCGGGGCGGGGTGCCGATCCTGTGGGTAGGAGATACGCGCAACCTTGCCGGCGAGCCGACGACGATCACTAATTACGCCGGGGTGCGCGACGATCTGGCGTACGACGGCGCCGGCCGGCGAACCTACCGGCAGACCATTCGCAACAGTGGCAGCGTGAACCTGTTACTGCGCCGCTACGGCTATAATCTTCGCGATGCGCAGGTCTGGACGACGCGGGACGACGGCTACGGCGACACCTACGAATATTTTCCGGATTTGCAGCTCAACCGCTACCGCTACAGCGTTTGGCGGCCTGACCTGAACTTCTGGAATCCCGCGGGTTGGACCGATACCTTTGCTTATGATCAGGCAGGCAATCGCACGGCCTTGAACGAAAACGGGGCGGTCACCAGCTATAGCGCCAATGCTCTGAATCAATACACCTCGATTACCGGGTTGGCGGTGAACCACGCGGACGGACGGGGAAATCTGACGCAGCTAGGTGGGTGGACCTACGTCTACGACGCCGACAACCGGCTCAAGCAGGCGAGCACGACGGGCAATACGATGGAATTCTTCTACGATCCGGAAGGTCGACTCACGCGGGTCAACCGCAACGGCATTCCAGAGTATCGCTATTATGATTGGGGGCAGTGCTTCCTGCGGACGCAGGCAGACGGGACGTGGATCGATTTCATGATTTGGGGGCCGACGCCGGACGAGCTGACTTCGCGGTGGGACGCGGCGCACGGCGGCTGGATGTTTTTCCATCACACGCCGGTCAACAGTCCCGATCTGGCGACGGATATTGGCGGCAACGTGGTGGAACGCTATCTCTACGACCCCTTCGGCGCGCCCGACATCCGCGATCTAAGGTGATCAAGTTACGGCGAATGCGTCAATCTCCAAGCAAAATTAAATGAAGACGAGAGACCATGCTCTGATCAAATTGATCAATTTGTTTGTTCTTTATATAATATTGGTGGGGCTCTTAATGGCGAATTGCTGGGGCGCGCAAGAAAATGACACAAATCGATATCACGCATTGGTTAGGGATAAGAAATTCGACGAGGCATTGATATTCGTGTCCGGCATATTGCATGATGAATCCGCGGATAGATCAACGTGGTTGAGGCGTGAAGGTTACGTCTTAGCTTTGCAAGGACAGCTAGCTCCTGCGGTTACCGCCCTCCAGGAAGCGTTCTCGGTAAATCACGATATAGAAGGCGTTCCGGCATTGGTCTGGGCTCTGATCGCCACGGGTCGAGCGGTGGAAGTGGACGATCTACTGAAGGAGATAAAGTCGTATGATCGTGATACGCGTAAAATTTTGCTGGCTTATTGTTTAGTAAGGGCTGATCGGGCGAAAATCCTTTTTGAGCAAATTGTGAGCAATATGACGAAAGAGGAGCTGATGGAATCTCCAGAGTTAATGCGGCTAATCGCACTATGGAGGTTAAAAATAGAGCACAAAAGCGAGTACAAGGAATTAATCTGCCGGGATGACAGTGCCAGTAATAATATAGAAATGTATGGTACCGAAAAGGCAATACGCGTGTATAATGTTGATGGGGTTGGTGAAGTGACCGTGGTTGCTTGGTTTGCGGCGGGGGTTGATGGAGAAACGGTCACGTTTGATTTAACGATACGGATGTGACAGTTCGGTTAATAGTCGCAATGGGATGGCATTCACAATCTTCGGTAAAATTACAAAATAGTCTAAGTAATGAACATACGGGAATCTATGAATGGGTCGATTATCACTTCACTATTCGCATTCACCGAGAACCCCGATAAAACCACACATTCTTGACTATTGACGATTCTTGAGGGTCGACGTTAGTTCCAGCGGGACGGCCCCGCCAAACGCACGTTTGAATTACATCCTTAGTCCCCGACCGGAGCCCGCAACAGCTTTCCATGATGGGTCAGGATAGGATCAAGGCCTTGTAGTTCATCGGCGGACGTAAAACACACTGAGTTATCGCAAACAGGAAATAGGCTTCATGACCAAATCACTCGGCATTCTAACGCTCGCCTTCACGGCCATGGCTTATGCTGGAGACGCCAGCAATTCACCCGCGGTCGCGGCGAACTTGACGGCGGCCGCGCAAGCGGCCAACACCGCGCTCGCACAGGCGGGCACGCTCCAAGCCAAGGACGAAGCGAAGACCGCGCGGGCGGCAACGCGTATGGCGTATGAGCGAGCGGCGGCAGCCGAGCAGGCGTTTCGCCGCGAGCAGTTCGCGCAACTGGCCAAGACCACCGATCCGGAAAAGCGCGCGGCACTTATTGCCGCGATCGAGGCACGCTGGACGGCGCGGCAGAGCGAATTGGCGGCGATGAAAGTGGATGCCGAGGCAGAGGAGCCGGCACCGGCGGTGGTTACGAAGCCGGAAAAGAGCGTGTGGTAGGCGAAGCTGCTGCAATTCTTGCGTGAAGACTTCTGTCCGTCGCTATGGGCTGTTCGATGGGCCGGGGCAATTAACCACGACGACCCAATCGCCTCGGGGCGTCGGTGCGTTGCGCGGAGGCCGCTCGATATACGCGCTCATCGCTGGGACGTTTGGTGACAAATGCGCTCAGGATTTTCCGAGGGGTAATGCGCCGTCGCGCGCTCGCAGCAGGGCGGAATTGATCGTTAATCGGGTAGAATCCAGGCGATTGAGGGACTGTTGATGGCGGGGACAATGATTTGCAGGCCGGTGGAGAGACCAGATGGAAGCTGGACCGGGACCGTGAGGACCGGGAGACCGGCGAGGCTGGCCGGGGCGGTCAGGGCGAGGATGCGTTCGCGATTGGCTTGAGTGCAGTCTGACTTCAGCAACGCGGCACAGGGTGAAGCGGGGAGAACAAGAAAGTCCCAAGCGGCAAAAAAGCCGGACCAGAAAGCCCGGGTGCGCCCTAGAATGTCGGCTGCCTGGCGTTGTTGGTCGGCGGTGAGGCGGCGGGCGAATGTGAGGCGATGCCAGACCGATGGATCGTAGCGCTCGCGGTAGCGATCGGCCCAGACGGAATGATAACGCCAGGCGTCGGTGCCCGTGATTACGCCGTAGGCTTGGGCCGTCGGGGCGAAGGCGGCGAAGGCGGCGGATGCCGTGTCGGCATCGGCGGGAGTCGCGAGGCGCTCAGCGGCGGCGAGGCAGGCTGCGGCGACGTCAGGATCGAGACCCGCAGGCACGACGAAACAGCCGCGGGGTTCGCGCTGGGGGGAGGCGAGGCCGATCAAGGCGCGGAGACTGGTGCGCATATCGGCGGCGGTCGCGGTGAACCAGCCGGCGGCATCGAAGGTGGGCGAGAGCGGCACGGCGTCGGCGATCCACGGTTCGCGCGGCGCGCAGCGGATGCCCCACAGCCCGCAGAACGCCGCGGGCAGGCGCACGCTGCCGCCGGTGTCGCTGGCGAGGGCGAGCGGCACGATGCCGGCGGCGACGGCGGCGGCGGAACCGCTGCTCGAACCGCCGGAAACGCGCCCGGGAAATCCGGGGCGTTCGCAGTCGCCGAAATGCGCGTTCTCGCCGGTGATGCCGTAGGCGAATTCGTGCATCTGGGTTTTTCCCGCCGGCACCGCGCCGGCTTGGCGGAGGGCAGTGACAAAGGCGCCATCGGCGGGGGGCGTGGGTCGTACGTCCGGCAGAAACGTGGAGCCGGCGAAGGTGGGCACGCCGGCGAGATCGAAAAGATCCTTGATGGCGAACGGGACGCCGCCGAGAGGCAGCGAGCGGTCGGCGGAGGCGAACGCGTGGGTGAGCGCGGTCGCGGTGGGGACGAACCTGAAGACGGCGCGCTGCTGAGCCGGGGAGAGGCGTTCGCGGATGCGGCGGAGGACGGTTTGGGCGGCGTTCGCCGGAGAGAGGGCGCGCCAATCGTCGAAGGTCATGCGCGAGCTGTGGCGCGTTTTATCGGGCGACGCAATCGTGCGTGGCGGGAGCGGAGATAGGATTGCAACGGCGCGCAATTGCGTCACCGGTGGAGGCATGAATCCCGAAGCGAAAATAGCTGAACTTGGGTTGACTCTTCCGCCGCCGCCGGCCGCCGCTGGCAGCTACGTGCCGACCGTGCGAACGGGCAATCTGTTGTATTGTGCGGGGACGATTTGCGCGTTGAACGGGCAGATGACGCACATGGGTCAGGTGGGCGGTGGCGAGCAGACGGTCGCGACCGCGCAGAAGGCGGCGGAAGTCTGCGTGCTCAATACGCTGGCGAATATCAAGGCGGCGGTGGGTTCGCTGGACCAAGTGGCGCGCATCGTATTTGTGAGCGGATTCGTGAATGCGGTGGATGGGTTCAGCGACAGTTCGGCGGTGATCAACGGGGCGAGCGATTTGCTGGTGAAAATTTTTGGCGAAGCGGGCAAGCACGCACGGGCGGCGGTGGCGGTAAACGGCCTGCCGCGCGGCTCCACGGTGGAGG harbors:
- a CDS encoding DUF2153 domain-containing protein yields the protein MKTRDHALIKLINLFVLYIILVGLLMANCWGAQENDTNRYHALVRDKKFDEALIFVSGILHDESADRSTWLRREGYVLALQGQLAPAVTALQEAFSVNHDIEGVPALVWALIATGRAVEVDDLLKEIKSYDRDTRKILLAYCLVRADRAKILFEQIVSNMTKEELMESPELMRLIALWRLKIEHKSEYKELICRDDSASNNIEMYGTEKAIRVYNVDGVGEVTVVAWFAAGVDGETVTFDLTIRM
- a CDS encoding amidase family protein, with protein sequence MTFDDWRALSPANAAQTVLRRIRERLSPAQQRAVFRFVPTATALTHAFASADRSLPLGGVPFAIKDLFDLAGVPTFAGSTFLPDVRPTPPADGAFVTALRQAGAVPAGKTQMHEFAYGITGENAHFGDCERPGFPGRVSGGSSSGSAAAVAAGIVPLALASDTGGSVRLPAAFCGLWGIRCAPREPWIADAVPLSPTFDAAGWFTATAADMRTSLRALIGLASPQREPRGCFVVPAGLDPDVAAACLAAAERLATPADADTASAAFAAFAPTAQAYGVITGTDAWRYHSVWADRYRERYDPSVWHRLTFARRLTADQQRQAADILGRTRAFWSGFFAAWDFLVLPASPCAALLKSDCTQANRERILALTAPASLAGLPVLTVPVQLPSGLSTGLQIIVPAINSPSIAWILPD
- a CDS encoding RidA family protein — encoded protein: MNPEAKIAELGLTLPPPPAAAGSYVPTVRTGNLLYCAGTICALNGQMTHMGQVGGGEQTVATAQKAAEVCVLNTLANIKAAVGSLDQVARIVFVSGFVNAVDGFSDSSAVINGASDLLVKIFGEAGKHARAAVAVNGLPRGSTVEVQIVAELKG